From one Malus sylvestris chromosome 1, drMalSylv7.2, whole genome shotgun sequence genomic stretch:
- the LOC126617847 gene encoding uncharacterized protein LOC126617847: MRACKAPPIPHLLPTSSSSTQPANVKWPLLSRRLVLLSLPLATFLLPSKASCSDTNSSNVNSTTPSGSTSSALTSFNPISAAERDASDAISRRISDALELLEKGRELQALGDFDQALVCFTQVIEKYNDFAFSDYARVGRSLVLYEVGNREDAVAEMEDVSISLKGYPEVHAALAAALYVDKHAPLLAENQFTIATLLDPHYTDLSYVKETKHWPPSLVSSLQHFITLS, translated from the exons atGAGGGCATGTAAAGCACCACCCATTCCCCATCTTCTCCCGACCTCTTCTTCCTCAACTCAACCAGCAAACGTAAAATGGCCATTGCTGAGCAGGCGCTTGGTTCTCTTGTCACTTCCTTTGGCTACTTTTCTGCTCCCAAGTAAAGCTAGCTGTAGTGACACCAACAGTAGCAATGTAAATTCAACAACCCCTTCTGGTTCCACTTCTTCTGCTCTCACAAGCTTCAACCCGATAAGCGCTGCTGAGAGAGACGCAAGCGATGCAATTTCTCGAAGAATATCGGATGCCTTGGAGTTGTTGGAGAAAGGGAGGGAACTGCAGGCTCTGGGTGACTTTGACCAAGCTCTTGTCTGTTTTACTCAG GTGATTGAGAAGTACAATGACTTTGCCTTTTCAGACTATGCAAGAGTAGGCAGATCCTTGGTTTTGTATGAGGTTGGCAACAGAGAAGATGCAGTTGCAGAGATGGAGGATGTTTCCATATCTTTGAAGGGATATCCAG AAGTGCATGCAGCTCTAGCAGCAGCCTTGTATGTCGACAAACACGCCCCCCTGCTTGCAGAAAATCAGTTCACAATTGCAACGCTTCTTGATCCTCACTATACGGACCTCTCATACGTCAAAGAAACGAAGCATTGGCCTCCAAGTTTGGTTAGTTCATTGCAGCACTTCATCACACTTTCCTAG